The following proteins come from a genomic window of Nostoc sp. TCL26-01:
- the acs gene encoding acetate--CoA ligase, with amino-acid sequence MSQPTIESILQENRLFQPPGEFSQNAHIQSIADYQNLYDKAKADPQKFWAELAETELHWFQKWDTILDWQPPFAKWFVGGKINISYNCLDRHLTTWRKNKAALIWEGEPGDSRTLTYAQLHREVCQFANALKQLGVQKGDRVGIYMPMIPEAAIAMLACARIGAPHSVVFGGFSAEALRDRLIDAQAKLVVTADGGWRKDAIVPLKEQVDKALADGAVPSVENVLVVKRTGQDVYMQSGGRDHWWHDLQKGVSADCPAEPMDSEDLLFVLYTSGSTGKPKGVVHTTGGYNLYTHMTTKWIFDLQDTDVYWCTADVGWITGHSYIVYGPLSNGATTLMYEGAPRASNPGCFWDVIEKYGVNIFYTAPTAIRAFIKMGEHHPHARNLSSLRLLGTVGEPINPEAWMWYHRVIGGERCPIVDTWWQTETGGIMITPLPGAIPTKPGSATRPFPGILADVVDLEGNTVPRNEGGYLAVRYPWPGMMRTVYGDPERFRRTYWEHIPPKDGHYTYFAGDGARKDADGYFWVMGRVDDVLNVSGHRLGTMEVESALVSHPAVAEAAVVGKPDELKGEEVVAFVTLEGTYQASEDLSKELKQHVVTEIGAIARPGEIRFTDALPKTRSGKIMRRLLRNLAAGQEVSGDTSTLEDRSVLDKLREGV; translated from the coding sequence ATGTCTCAACCAACCATAGAGTCAATCCTACAAGAGAACCGCCTATTCCAGCCTCCTGGGGAATTTTCTCAAAATGCTCACATTCAGAGTATTGCAGATTACCAAAATCTTTACGACAAAGCTAAGGCTGATCCACAAAAATTTTGGGCAGAATTAGCTGAGACAGAATTGCACTGGTTCCAAAAGTGGGACACCATATTAGATTGGCAACCACCTTTTGCTAAATGGTTTGTCGGTGGGAAAATTAATATTTCCTACAACTGTTTAGATCGACATCTCACGACTTGGCGCAAAAATAAAGCCGCTTTGATTTGGGAAGGTGAACCAGGAGATTCACGGACACTGACTTATGCTCAATTACACCGAGAAGTCTGTCAGTTTGCCAATGCTTTAAAACAACTGGGAGTGCAAAAAGGCGATCGCGTTGGTATTTATATGCCGATGATACCCGAAGCCGCGATCGCCATGTTAGCTTGTGCCAGAATTGGCGCACCCCATAGTGTAGTGTTTGGTGGTTTCAGTGCCGAAGCCTTGCGCGATCGCTTAATTGATGCCCAAGCTAAATTGGTAGTTACAGCTGATGGTGGTTGGCGTAAAGATGCGATCGTTCCGCTTAAGGAACAGGTAGATAAAGCCTTAGCTGATGGGGCTGTACCATCTGTAGAAAACGTCTTAGTTGTCAAGCGTACCGGGCAAGATGTTTATATGCAGTCGGGAGGAAGGGATCACTGGTGGCATGATTTACAAAAAGGTGTATCAGCCGATTGTCCCGCCGAACCAATGGACAGCGAAGACTTGCTATTTGTCCTCTACACTTCTGGCAGCACAGGCAAACCCAAAGGCGTTGTCCATACCACTGGTGGTTACAACTTATATACCCACATGACTACCAAATGGATTTTCGACCTGCAAGACACCGATGTCTACTGGTGTACTGCCGATGTGGGTTGGATTACCGGACATAGTTACATCGTCTACGGCCCCCTTTCCAACGGTGCAACCACACTCATGTACGAAGGTGCGCCCCGTGCCTCTAATCCTGGTTGTTTCTGGGATGTAATTGAGAAGTATGGCGTGAATATTTTTTATACTGCTCCCACAGCCATCCGCGCCTTTATTAAAATGGGTGAACATCATCCCCATGCCCGTAACCTCTCTTCCTTACGCTTATTGGGAACGGTCGGTGAACCAATTAACCCAGAAGCTTGGATGTGGTATCACCGTGTCATTGGTGGTGAACGTTGCCCCATCGTCGATACTTGGTGGCAAACAGAAACTGGTGGCATCATGATTACACCTCTACCAGGGGCAATCCCTACCAAACCGGGTTCGGCAACTCGTCCCTTCCCCGGTATTCTCGCCGATGTGGTGGATTTAGAAGGGAATACTGTCCCCAGGAACGAAGGAGGTTATTTAGCAGTAAGATATCCTTGGCCAGGCATGATGCGGACTGTTTATGGTGATCCAGAACGCTTCCGCCGCACCTATTGGGAACATATCCCCCCCAAAGATGGCCACTACACCTACTTTGCCGGTGATGGTGCGAGAAAAGATGCAGACGGTTATTTCTGGGTAATGGGACGTGTTGATGATGTCCTCAACGTCTCTGGACACCGCTTAGGGACAATGGAAGTAGAATCAGCCCTAGTTTCCCACCCAGCCGTAGCTGAAGCGGCGGTAGTAGGTAAACCAGACGAACTCAAAGGCGAAGAAGTAGTAGCTTTCGTCACCCTAGAAGGCACTTATCAAGCCAGTGAAGACTTGAGTAAAGAATTAAAACAACACGTAGTCACTGAAATCGGGGCGATCGCCCGTCCCGGCGAAATCCGTTTTACCGATGCATTACCCAAAACACGCTCAGGTAAAATCATGCGGCGATTACTCCGCAACCTCGCCGCCGGACAAGAAGTATCTGGTGATACCTCGACTTTAGAAGACAGAAGCGTTTTGGATAAATTGCGAGAAGGAGTATAA
- the petC gene encoding cytochrome b6-f complex iron-sulfur subunit: protein MAQFSESIDVPDMGRRQFMNLLTFGTVTGVALGALYPVVNYFIPPATGGAGGGTTAKDELGNDVSVSKFLESHNVGDRTLVQGLKGDPTYIVVESKEAITDYGINAVCTHLGCVVPWNAAENKFKCPCHGSQYDATGKVVRGPAPRSLALSHANVDNDKIVLTTWTETDFRTNEEPWWA from the coding sequence ATGGCTCAATTTTCTGAATCAATAGACGTACCCGATATGGGGCGACGTCAGTTCATGAACTTGCTAACTTTCGGAACTGTCACCGGAGTGGCTCTGGGAGCATTGTATCCCGTTGTCAATTACTTTATTCCACCAGCAACAGGTGGTGCAGGTGGCGGGACAACAGCAAAAGACGAGCTGGGCAACGATGTTAGCGTCAGCAAATTTCTGGAAAGCCATAATGTAGGCGATCGCACCCTAGTCCAAGGACTCAAGGGAGACCCCACCTATATTGTGGTAGAAAGCAAAGAAGCGATTACCGATTACGGTATCAACGCCGTCTGCACCCACTTGGGTTGTGTTGTTCCTTGGAACGCTGCGGAGAACAAGTTTAAGTGTCCTTGCCACGGTTCTCAATACGATGCCACCGGTAAGGTAGTGCGTGGCCCTGCACCCAGGTCTTTAGCCTTGAGTCACGCCAACGTAGACAACGACAAGATAGTTCTCACCACTTGGACTGAAACCGACTTCCGCACCAATGAAGAACCCTGGTGGGCGTAA
- a CDS encoding cyclic nucleotide-binding domain-containing protein, giving the protein MLSSVDRLLFVRRVPIFKELRDDFIVRLTSVMHELQFPAHHTIFRQGEEGRSLYIVVSGRVKVHIGDKLLAEVDQGKYFGEMAVFDTQPRSASVTTLEPCEFLELTQEQLYDAIEETPEIAVNIIRELSRLIRRLNENINVTVPQGR; this is encoded by the coding sequence ATGCTCAGTAGCGTTGACCGTTTATTATTTGTCCGGCGAGTACCGATTTTTAAAGAATTGCGGGATGATTTTATTGTGCGGCTAACTTCCGTGATGCACGAACTGCAATTTCCCGCCCATCATACTATTTTTCGACAGGGGGAAGAAGGGCGATCGCTATATATTGTTGTCTCTGGTAGAGTCAAAGTACATATTGGCGATAAACTACTCGCAGAAGTAGATCAAGGAAAATACTTCGGCGAAATGGCAGTATTTGATACCCAACCTCGTTCTGCTTCTGTGACGACTTTAGAACCATGTGAATTTTTGGAACTAACTCAAGAGCAACTATATGATGCAATTGAAGAAACTCCCGAAATCGCTGTGAATATTATTCGGGAATTATCTCGTTTAATTCGGCGATTGAATGAAAATATTAACGTCACCGTTCCCCAAGGTCGATAA
- the psbM gene encoding photosystem II reaction center protein PsbM: protein MQVNDLGFVASILFVLVPAVFLIVLYIQTASREGKKDN from the coding sequence ATGCAAGTTAATGACTTAGGGTTCGTTGCGAGCATTCTGTTCGTACTAGTTCCCGCAGTATTTTTAATAGTTCTGTACATCCAAACTGCCAGCCGCGAAGGTAAAAAAGATAATTAA
- a CDS encoding PhzF family phenazine biosynthesis protein encodes MRQTIIQVDAFTNQPFAGNPAAVCILPTPLEDSWMQNVAREMNLSETAFLVKQDDGFSLRWFTPTVEVPLCGHATLASAHVLWSEGHLSLDVAARFYTKSGLLIAKRQSEWIELDFPVNHSQVAIAPPILLAALGITDTDVYQNSLGYLVELESEDLVRQMQPNFQLLKTLPVGKVIVTSKANFDSPYDFVSRFFAPGVGIDEDPVTGSAHCCLAAYWRDRLSKDDFLAYQASSRGGVVKVSYPGGDRVYLSGQAVTVMRGELLMRE; translated from the coding sequence ATGAGACAAACAATTATTCAAGTAGACGCTTTCACTAATCAACCTTTTGCTGGGAATCCTGCTGCTGTGTGTATTTTGCCAACTCCTCTAGAGGATAGTTGGATGCAAAATGTAGCACGGGAGATGAATTTATCAGAGACGGCTTTTTTAGTCAAGCAAGATGATGGCTTTAGTCTACGCTGGTTTACGCCAACCGTGGAAGTACCGCTTTGTGGTCATGCTACTTTAGCTAGCGCTCATGTACTGTGGTCAGAAGGGCATTTATCCCTTGATGTAGCTGCTCGATTCTACACTAAAAGCGGCTTGCTCATTGCCAAGCGACAAAGCGAATGGATTGAGTTGGATTTTCCTGTGAATCATTCACAAGTGGCGATCGCACCGCCAATACTTTTAGCAGCCTTGGGGATTACTGACACTGATGTTTACCAAAATTCTCTGGGTTACTTGGTCGAATTGGAGTCTGAAGATTTGGTACGGCAAATGCAGCCGAATTTCCAGCTACTAAAAACGTTACCAGTAGGGAAGGTAATCGTCACCAGCAAGGCTAATTTTGATTCTCCTTATGATTTTGTCTCTCGCTTCTTTGCGCCTGGAGTGGGCATTGACGAAGATCCTGTGACCGGTTCTGCCCATTGTTGCTTGGCTGCTTACTGGCGCGATCGCCTGAGTAAAGACGACTTCCTTGCCTATCAAGCCTCTAGTCGCGGTGGAGTTGTTAAAGTCAGCTATCCCGGAGGCGATCGCGTCTATCTATCTGGGCAAGCTGTAACAGTGATGCGGGGAGAATTGTTAATGAGAGAGTAA
- the proB gene encoding glutamate 5-kinase has protein sequence MTKTIVVKIGTSSLTQPATGQLALSTIATLAETLCDLRRQGNRVILVSSGAVGVGCARLGLTERPKAIALKQAVAAVGQGRLMRVYDDLFTTLQQPIAQVLLTRSDLVQRSRYLNVYNTFQELLGLGVIPVVNENDTVAVDELKFGDNDTLSALVASLVEADWLFLLTDVDRLYSADPRSVPDAQPISLVTSIKELAAVQTGNQGSQWGTGGMVTKISAARIAIAAGVRTVITQGRFPRNIEKILQGEAIGTHFQPQPEPTSARKRWIAYGLIPSGKLYLDAGAIAAIVEAGKSLLPAGIKAVAGEFDPQDAVQLLDRQGNEVARGLVNYSSHDLQKICGHHSKEIPSILGYIGAETVIHRDNLVLI, from the coding sequence ATGACGAAAACGATTGTTGTCAAAATTGGCACTTCTAGCCTGACTCAACCCGCAACCGGACAGCTAGCCCTTTCTACTATTGCCACTTTGGCAGAAACCCTCTGTGATCTGAGACGGCAAGGTAATCGGGTAATTTTAGTGTCTTCTGGAGCTGTGGGGGTGGGTTGTGCGCGTTTGGGTTTAACGGAACGTCCCAAAGCGATCGCACTTAAGCAAGCTGTCGCCGCAGTTGGTCAAGGTCGATTAATGCGCGTATACGACGATTTATTCACCACCTTACAACAACCAATTGCCCAAGTTTTACTCACTCGTAGCGATTTGGTACAACGCAGTCGCTATCTCAATGTCTACAACACATTTCAGGAATTGTTAGGACTGGGTGTCATCCCTGTAGTTAATGAAAATGATACCGTCGCCGTAGACGAATTAAAATTCGGTGACAATGACACTCTTTCGGCATTAGTTGCCAGTCTAGTAGAGGCAGATTGGCTATTTTTGCTCACCGATGTAGACAGATTATACTCTGCCGATCCTCGTTCTGTACCCGATGCCCAACCCATCTCTTTGGTCACAAGTATTAAAGAATTGGCAGCAGTGCAAACAGGTAATCAAGGTTCTCAATGGGGGACTGGGGGAATGGTGACTAAAATTTCCGCCGCCAGAATTGCCATTGCAGCTGGAGTGCGTACCGTCATCACTCAAGGGCGATTTCCCCGCAACATCGAAAAAATTCTCCAAGGCGAAGCCATTGGCACGCATTTCCAACCCCAACCAGAACCAACTTCTGCTCGTAAACGGTGGATTGCCTATGGTCTGATTCCCTCTGGCAAATTATATCTTGATGCTGGGGCGATCGCTGCAATTGTCGAAGCAGGCAAATCCTTATTACCCGCAGGAATCAAAGCCGTAGCTGGGGAATTCGACCCCCAAGATGCTGTGCAGTTACTAGACAGACAAGGTAATGAAGTCGCCAGAGGGCTAGTCAACTATAGCAGCCATGACTTACAAAAAATTTGCGGTCATCATTCCAAAGAAATTCCGTCCATCTTAGGTTACATAGGCGCAGAAACTGTAATTCACCGGGATAACTTAGTGCTGATTTGA
- the petA gene encoding cytochrome f — protein sequence MRNACTMARLTRSARAIVKGLLIAIASVTFFFTSDLVLPQSAAAYPFWAQQTYPETPREPTGRIVCANCHLAAKPTEVEVPQSVLPDTVFKAVVKIPYDTSVQQVGADGSKVGLNVGAVLMLPEGFKIAPEDRIPEDLKEEVGDVYFQPYSEDKENIVLVGPIPGEQYQEVVFPVLSPNPANDKNIQFGKYSVHVGANRGRGQVYPTGEKSNNNVYNAAATGTISKIAKQEGEDGSVKYLVDIKTESGEVVTDTVPAGPELIVSEGQAVKAGDALTNNPNVGGFGQKDVEIVLQDANRVGWLIAFIALVMLAQVMLVLKKKQVEKVQAAEMNF from the coding sequence ATGAGAAATGCTTGTACAATGGCGAGGTTAACTCGCAGTGCTAGAGCGATAGTCAAAGGATTGCTCATAGCGATCGCTAGTGTGACTTTTTTCTTTACTAGTGATCTAGTCCTTCCCCAATCTGCTGCTGCTTATCCTTTCTGGGCGCAGCAAACCTATCCAGAAACTCCTCGTGAACCTACAGGGAGAATTGTTTGCGCTAACTGTCACCTAGCAGCAAAGCCCACAGAAGTAGAAGTTCCTCAATCTGTACTACCCGACACCGTATTTAAAGCCGTTGTCAAAATTCCCTACGACACCAGCGTGCAACAAGTTGGTGCTGATGGTTCTAAAGTCGGTTTGAATGTCGGTGCTGTACTGATGTTACCTGAAGGCTTCAAGATTGCTCCTGAAGACCGCATTCCGGAAGACTTGAAAGAAGAAGTTGGCGATGTTTACTTCCAACCCTACAGCGAAGATAAAGAAAACATTGTCCTAGTCGGGCCTATCCCTGGCGAACAATATCAAGAAGTGGTCTTCCCCGTTCTTTCTCCCAACCCTGCTAACGACAAGAATATTCAATTCGGTAAATATTCAGTTCACGTCGGTGCAAACCGGGGACGTGGACAAGTCTATCCTACAGGCGAAAAGAGCAACAATAACGTTTACAACGCTGCGGCTACTGGCACAATTAGCAAAATTGCTAAACAAGAAGGCGAAGACGGTAGCGTTAAATATTTAGTAGACATCAAAACTGAGTCTGGAGAAGTTGTTACTGACACTGTTCCCGCAGGCCCAGAGTTGATTGTTTCGGAAGGACAAGCAGTTAAAGCGGGTGATGCTTTAACCAACAATCCTAACGTTGGTGGCTTTGGTCAAAAAGACGTAGAAATCGTTCTGCAAGATGCTAACAGAGTTGGTTGGTTGATTGCTTTCATTGCACTTGTCATGTTGGCTCAAGTCATGCTAGTTCTGAAGAAGAAGCAAGTTGAAAAAGTTCAAGCTGCGGAAATGAATTTCTAA
- a CDS encoding S8 family peptidase codes for MPDYQRNLPNFYIVVKGDSQSYTYPTKPVNKKPLPYRNRIKHAENLQQAFEKALENYQQQKPLREAELAVGEVGFYLEFQIQKSELKAVELLENKPKQIELLAVHSSDKADEIVSATVFVPEKASDFFPSKIEAYRDEETEKGNPKNEPLIACLEDINLGTVRALFTDNIEFPSESQEVWWEVWLRNGCRESFQQIAQILDIRTTENSITFPEREVVLALTSVTTLSRIINNNGLIAELRLAKDSPSMFFDMDMQEQASWVQELVGRTVIASNINLAVCLLDSGVTRSHRLIEPALAPHDLFTCNPSWGVADSKHWRGHGTDMAGLALYGNLYNALATSSKVYLTHRLESVKILPDQGENDPKLYGAITKEAVSRVEISNPKRQRVICMPVTSEIDNHKGVPSSWSAAVDQICFEFQRLMVIPVGNISGDIISNEYPNRNDVSQAENPSQAWNALVVGAYTDKVNISNSKYAQWQTIAPAGDLSPRSRTSLLWTDKWPIRPDVTFEGGNLATDDPHSPGMDIDDLRLLTTYYQPNVRQFNLSGDTSAATALCSYVAARIWAENPEYWAETVRALIVHSAEWTPAMYSHLSRNPSQKEKVSTLLRRYGYGVPSLERALFSSQNDLTMICEDQFQPFHKDGGKGSVKTKEMNLHILPWPTQELENLREAKVEMRVTLSYFIEPNPGERGWQNKHSYASYGLRFAIKRSEETLDSFRQRINKEARETEENITSTRSGDSGWFLGIKTWNRGSIHSDIWQGTAAELAQKDSIGIYPVSGWWKYNPKWEGWNKTARYALIVSIRVIDEVNVDIYTPISLSNKIKQTVPINL; via the coding sequence ATGCCTGATTACCAAAGGAATCTCCCTAATTTTTATATAGTTGTAAAGGGGGATAGCCAAAGTTACACATATCCTACGAAGCCAGTCAACAAAAAACCCTTGCCCTATCGTAATCGTATAAAACACGCTGAAAATTTGCAGCAAGCTTTTGAGAAAGCTCTTGAAAATTATCAGCAACAAAAACCTTTGCGCGAGGCAGAACTTGCAGTTGGAGAAGTCGGTTTTTATTTAGAGTTCCAGATACAAAAAAGCGAACTGAAAGCAGTTGAGTTATTGGAAAATAAGCCCAAGCAAATCGAGTTGCTAGCTGTTCATTCATCAGATAAGGCAGATGAAATTGTATCAGCAACTGTATTTGTACCAGAAAAAGCATCAGATTTTTTTCCTTCAAAAATAGAAGCTTATCGTGATGAAGAAACTGAAAAAGGTAATCCGAAAAACGAACCTTTAATAGCATGCTTGGAAGATATTAACTTAGGTACAGTGCGTGCGTTGTTCACAGACAATATTGAATTTCCTTCTGAATCTCAGGAGGTATGGTGGGAAGTTTGGTTACGTAATGGTTGTCGTGAATCTTTCCAGCAAATAGCTCAAATACTCGATATTAGAACAACAGAAAACTCAATTACCTTTCCTGAAAGAGAAGTAGTTTTGGCTTTGACATCTGTAACAACATTATCACGAATCATTAATAATAATGGTTTAATTGCCGAACTTCGCCTAGCTAAAGATTCACCGTCTATGTTTTTTGATATGGATATGCAAGAACAGGCAAGTTGGGTACAAGAACTTGTAGGACGAACTGTAATAGCATCGAATATTAATTTAGCTGTTTGTTTATTAGATAGCGGCGTTACACGCTCACATCGTTTAATTGAGCCAGCTCTTGCTCCTCATGATTTGTTTACGTGTAATCCAAGCTGGGGCGTAGCAGACAGCAAACATTGGCGTGGGCATGGTACTGATATGGCTGGATTAGCCCTCTATGGAAACCTTTACAATGCACTCGCAACATCAAGCAAAGTATATCTTACCCACAGATTGGAATCCGTAAAGATACTTCCAGACCAAGGAGAAAACGACCCTAAGCTCTATGGAGCAATTACAAAGGAAGCTGTTTCTCGTGTAGAAATTAGCAATCCTAAGCGCCAACGTGTCATTTGTATGCCTGTTACGAGTGAGATTGACAATCATAAAGGAGTTCCTTCTTCTTGGTCAGCAGCTGTAGATCAAATTTGCTTTGAATTTCAGCGACTCATGGTTATTCCAGTTGGCAATATAAGTGGGGATATCATATCTAATGAATATCCTAATCGAAATGATGTAAGCCAAGCAGAAAATCCTTCCCAAGCGTGGAATGCACTTGTTGTTGGTGCTTATACTGATAAAGTCAATATAAGTAATTCAAAGTATGCTCAATGGCAAACGATTGCTCCTGCTGGCGACCTTTCACCTCGAAGTAGAACTTCTCTTTTATGGACTGATAAGTGGCCTATCCGACCGGATGTAACTTTTGAAGGAGGCAACCTAGCCACTGATGATCCTCATTCTCCTGGCATGGATATTGATGACTTACGACTTCTAACAACTTATTATCAACCGAATGTACGGCAATTTAATCTTTCTGGAGATACCAGCGCGGCAACAGCTTTGTGTAGCTATGTGGCAGCGCGTATTTGGGCTGAAAATCCCGAATACTGGGCAGAAACAGTTCGTGCCTTAATAGTTCATTCTGCGGAGTGGACTCCTGCAATGTATAGCCACCTATCTAGAAATCCTTCACAGAAGGAAAAAGTATCTACCTTACTGCGTCGATACGGATATGGTGTTCCTAGTCTAGAGAGAGCGCTTTTTAGTAGCCAAAATGACTTAACTATGATTTGTGAAGATCAGTTCCAGCCTTTTCATAAAGATGGTGGTAAGGGTTCTGTAAAAACAAAAGAAATGAACCTTCACATACTACCCTGGCCGACACAAGAGCTAGAAAACTTGCGTGAAGCAAAAGTAGAAATGCGGGTAACACTTTCATATTTTATCGAACCCAATCCTGGAGAGAGAGGATGGCAGAATAAACATTCTTATGCTTCCTATGGTCTGAGATTTGCTATTAAACGCTCTGAAGAGACTTTAGATAGTTTTAGACAACGGATTAACAAAGAAGCACGAGAAACTGAGGAGAATATAACATCTACTAGAAGTGGCGACAGTGGATGGTTTTTAGGTATCAAAACATGGAATCGGGGTTCAATTCATTCTGATATTTGGCAAGGTACTGCGGCTGAATTGGCTCAGAAAGATTCTATTGGTATATATCCTGTTAGCGGTTGGTGGAAATATAATCCCAAGTGGGAAGGCTGGAATAAAACAGCTAGATATGCCCTAATTGTTTCTATACGAGTAATAGATGAAGTTAATGTTGATATTTACACTCCTATTTCTCTTTCTAACAAAATTAAGCAGACTGTACCTATTAATCTCTAA
- a CDS encoding AAA family ATPase: MSTARHVIALLKSYLEGEEQQFFSVALQMAAHEARQGHTKVAQDIQILIDQAKERKSVIERKASLVPLTQPKRELINLVSVRYSDTRLIDMVIPPVLEKRLERIIIENIKQHRLAEYNLKPRRKILLVGPSGSGKSMTAAALAGELQLPLFTVLYTGLITKFMGETANQLKLIFDAMLVTRGVYFFDEFDAIGSQRASVNDVGEIRRVLNSCLQFLENDDSQSLIIAATNHPDLLDKALFRRFDDVIEYELPNQEVVRKLLETRLVHFDTEWQNWQHIIESASSLSQAELVRAADEAAKIAVISDQDSISEENIISAILERKNIIFR; encoded by the coding sequence ATGTCAACAGCCCGCCATGTTATTGCGCTCTTAAAGAGCTACCTAGAAGGTGAGGAGCAGCAATTTTTCTCTGTTGCTCTACAAATGGCTGCACATGAAGCACGACAAGGACACACGAAAGTTGCTCAAGATATCCAAATTCTCATTGATCAAGCAAAAGAACGCAAATCTGTTATTGAGCGTAAAGCCTCTCTTGTACCGCTCACCCAACCTAAGAGAGAATTAATAAATCTTGTATCGGTTCGTTATTCAGACACAAGACTTATTGATATGGTTATTCCTCCAGTTTTAGAGAAAAGATTAGAGCGGATTATTATAGAAAATATTAAGCAGCATCGTTTAGCTGAGTATAATCTTAAACCTCGTCGCAAAATACTTTTAGTTGGACCATCAGGTTCAGGTAAGTCGATGACTGCTGCTGCTCTTGCTGGAGAGCTACAACTTCCTCTTTTTACAGTTCTTTATACTGGTTTAATTACAAAATTTATGGGTGAGACAGCTAATCAGCTTAAACTCATATTTGATGCAATGCTGGTAACAAGGGGTGTTTATTTTTTTGACGAATTTGACGCTATTGGTTCACAACGCGCTTCAGTTAATGACGTTGGAGAGATTCGCCGGGTTTTAAACTCCTGCTTGCAGTTTTTGGAGAATGATGACAGCCAAAGCCTAATCATTGCTGCCACCAATCATCCTGATTTATTAGATAAGGCTCTTTTTCGCCGTTTTGATGACGTTATTGAATATGAGCTACCAAATCAAGAAGTTGTTCGCAAGTTGCTAGAAACACGTCTAGTCCATTTTGATACTGAGTGGCAAAATTGGCAGCATATTATTGAGAGTGCTAGTAGTCTAAGTCAAGCAGAATTAGTTAGAGCCGCAGATGAAGCGGCTAAAATAGCCGTGATTTCTGATCAGGATTCAATATCTGAAGAAAACATCATTTCTGCGATACTAGAGCGCAAAAATATCATCTTTAGGTGA
- a CDS encoding DUF3067 family protein — translation MTGQELRQLLLNKWGHSYDVQFRRTQGKIFLQVMWKYLEQASFPMSETEYQEHLDSVANYLQALGSSVQVQTFITQTKERPRLGKAVSIPLDLGERASEWMV, via the coding sequence ATGACAGGACAGGAATTACGCCAACTGTTGTTAAATAAATGGGGACACTCTTATGATGTCCAATTCCGGCGTACTCAAGGAAAAATATTTCTCCAAGTCATGTGGAAATATTTAGAGCAAGCTTCTTTTCCCATGAGTGAGACGGAATATCAAGAACATCTGGATAGTGTTGCCAATTACCTGCAAGCTTTGGGTAGCTCAGTACAGGTACAAACATTCATCACCCAAACAAAGGAACGGCCTCGATTGGGTAAAGCCGTCAGCATCCCCTTAGATTTAGGTGAACGTGCCTCTGAATGGATGGTATAA
- a CDS encoding universal stress protein produces the protein MIEKILLAVSGLGHAEEMLKTLKEVPSIQSAKVTVLHVVSPQSTSTAMTDKWEEGGKILANAIQSLNLDPSQVSSILRQGDPKDVVCKVADEIDADLIIMGSRGLKRLQSILSNSVSQYVFQLSSRPMLLVKDDIYVKRIKRIMVAMDNSDAAKHCLNLALFLLRGIPGSQLILANVTTDLRGKNSEPTEISPEKNSVLATAVAEAQKYGVQTRCYTSTGKPGEEICRLAEELNIDLLLLGSPDRRPSVAKNFVDIDRLIGASLSDYVRVNATCPVLLARTNA, from the coding sequence ATGATTGAAAAAATTTTGCTAGCGGTTTCTGGATTAGGTCATGCAGAAGAAATGCTCAAGACTTTGAAAGAAGTACCATCCATTCAATCTGCAAAAGTTACAGTTCTGCACGTAGTCTCACCTCAAAGTACGTCTACTGCCATGACTGATAAATGGGAAGAAGGCGGTAAAATCCTGGCGAATGCAATTCAATCTTTGAATTTAGATCCTAGTCAAGTTTCTTCAATTTTACGCCAAGGTGATCCCAAAGATGTTGTTTGTAAAGTAGCTGATGAAATCGATGCTGATTTAATCATTATGGGTTCACGAGGACTCAAGCGTTTGCAATCGATTTTATCTAACTCAGTTAGTCAGTATGTCTTTCAATTGTCTTCTCGCCCGATGTTGCTCGTTAAAGATGACATTTATGTCAAAAGAATTAAGCGCATTATGGTAGCGATGGACAATTCTGATGCTGCAAAACATTGCTTAAATTTGGCTTTATTCTTACTGCGTGGCATTCCCGGTAGTCAATTAATCTTAGCGAATGTAACTACTGATTTGCGTGGTAAGAACTCAGAACCAACTGAAATTAGTCCAGAAAAAAATTCAGTTTTAGCAACAGCAGTCGCGGAAGCTCAAAAATATGGTGTGCAGACTCGCTGCTACACTAGTACCGGTAAACCAGGTGAGGAAATTTGTCGTTTGGCTGAAGAGTTGAACATAGATTTATTATTACTCGGTTCTCCCGATCGCCGTCCATCGGTTGCAAAGAATTTTGTCGATATAGATAGACTCATCGGTGCTTCTTTGTCTGACTATGTTCGAGTTAATGCCACCTGTCCAGTATTACTAGCCAGGACAAATGCTTAA